The following DNA comes from Acetonema longum DSM 6540.
TCGTACTTGATCCTAATTTTTAGAATTTTTAGCAGAGTAGAAACAAAGGCGGTGAAGCATTTCGTGATCGTGACTAGACAACACCGGGTTAAGATTGCCTGTCTGTGCTTGTTACTTTTCGTGGTGGGTATCTGGGTAGTTTGTAGCTTGAGCAGAATGGAAGTCTCTTCGCATAAGAATAAAGCTTTCGAATCTCGGGATTTTGTGATGGGTACGTTGATTTCCCAGAAGGTCTATGGCGCCCAAGGGCAGGCAGCGATCGATTCGGCTATGAAAAGAATGAACGAATTGGAAAAACTTTTGACCTTCAAAGCAGAGCAGGGCGATGTCTATAAGCTAAACCAAAACGCCGGGAAAGAGAAAATAGCCTTATCCTCTGATACCATAAAAATCCTAAGAAAATCCCAGCAGGTAGCGGAACTGAGCTCTGGTGCCTTTGATATTACCGTGGGCCCCCTGGTAAAAAGCTGGGCTATAGGAACACCTCAGGAGCATATCCCGTCCTACGAGGAGCTAAAGAAGATTCTCCCGCTGATCAATTTCCGGGATTTATATGTCGACGATTCAGCTGCTAGTTTGAAAAGGCCTGGTCAGATGGTCGACCTTGGGGGTATTGCTAAAGGCTTTGCAGGCGACGAAGTGATTCGAATCTACAAAAAATTCGGCATCAGGTCAGCCTTTGTGAATATCGGCGGCAACGTTATCACCCTAGGCAACAAGCCCGATGGAACTCCTTGGCGGGTGGGCATTCGCAATCCCCGTCCGGACGCGGGACAAACACAGCAGAGTGAGCAAATCCTAGCCACTGTCGAGGTGGTAAACAAAGCCGTTGTGACGGCCGGGGACGAACAGCGCTATTTTATCAAGGACGGCATACGCTATCACCATATTCTAGACCCAGTAACAGGCTATCCGGCCCGGTCAGATCTGATGAGCGTTACACTGATCATGGATTCTTCCTTTGATGCGGATGCCCTCGATACCGCCGTCTTTATTTTAGGCTTGGAGAAAGGCAGGGAACTGATCCGCCAATTCGGCGGGATTGAAGCGGTTTTTATCACTGCTGATAAAAAAATATACATAACTGACGGGATTAAGGGAAGTTTTAAACTTTATAATGAAGGAAATGAATACAAACTTGCAAATTAGTTCAATAGATGGGAGGCTTGGGTGACAGGTTGGGATGCCTTGAGCGGCAGGCTGCTGAACGCTGTGGGAATGTGGTTGATTAATGCATTTACAAGGAATTGTGACAATTTTCGCAGTATTTCTTATTCTGGACATTGTTGACAATATACGCAAAAATTTGTTATATTTAAAACATAATTTGCTTTGTTGATATATCAATAAAGCGCCAACATTTTATTTGGCTCAGATCTGTAAAGTAAAAAGTTACGAGGAGGAAAACTGATGTCTAAGATGAAAATGGTTGCCGCATGTTTAGTTCTGGCTATGGGATTATTTGCTTTGGGCGGATGCTCAAGCCCACAAACGGCCCAGCCCGCCGCAGAGATGAAGGTGTTCAGGGGTGTAGGTGAATCCCCCGTATTCCGTGTAGGACCTGGAAAAGACAAAAATGGTGGTAATATCTATAGTCTCACCTATGTCATTTGCAGTGCATTGTTTGACAAGGACGGGAAGATCATCGACGTTCACTATGATGGTCTGGAATTGCTCTCGCCAAACGATGTCGAACATCCGACTGCTTCCAAATTCTCGGGTTGGCCTGGTCAGGCTGGTTTTGCAGGAGCTGAAGCCAACACGGACGAAACTGCAGCAAAACAAGTTGCTGCCTGGCAAACAAAGCGTGAACGCGGTGACAAAGAATATGGCATGAACTGGTCAGAGCAAGTGGCAGTCTACCAGAATTTCTTCAAAGGAAAGACCGTAGCTGAAATTGAGCAGTGGTTTGCTAAAAATACATCTGATCTTAATGGAAGACCACTGGTCGCCAAAATGACCAATCCAAAGGACAAGGAAAAGTACAACAAACTGACGGATGCTGAGAAAAAGGCTCTTGCCGATGTGACCTCAGGCGCGACGATCAGTCTTAAAGACGCCCATGGTGATTACATAGATGCCCTGAAAAAAGCTTACGCGAACAAAGCCGAAGTCTCTATTTCCGGTAAATAGATTCTGTAAAAGTGAGGGATTCCTTAAAGGATTTATTATTCGTTAGGGGATTCCTTCATTGTTTAGAACAATATATTATTGATCGTTAACTCCTTCTTTGAAAGACTAAGTTCCTTGGATATGTACGCTTACCGTTTTAGGGCTGCTAAATGGGACAGGATAGCGATGCTAAGCTTACTTTTGCTGATTACAGTTGTTTTTTTTATGCTCGAACAGGGGTTATTGGGTATAGTGGATACTGGAAGTAGAATAAGAAGGGGGTGGGTTATAAAGTGTTCAAAAAGTTTGACTCTCGCATTAGTCGCCGAGACGCCTTGAAGCTTGGCGTTTTAGTAACTGCTGCATTAGGAATGGGTTTGCCGTTAAGCCTGCTGACAAAGTCTGCGGTTGCCCAGGATTTGGGTACGGAACAATTGGCTTTCCTTTTCGACCAGAAAAAGTGCATCGGCTGTAAACTTTGTGAAAGCGCCTGCCGGTCAGCAAACCAGGAAGCAAGGGATGAACAGGTGAAGTGGCGGCGCGTTTTGGACAATGGCGGCGATGAAGGTGAAGGGCATTTCCTTTCCATCAGTTGCAACCATTGTGCCGACCCGGCCTGCCTGACAGTATGCCCGGTCACAGCTTACACCAAACGGCAAGACGGTATCGTCGTTCATAATGCCGAGAAGTGCGTGGGCTGCGGTTACTGTATGTATGCCTGTCCCTATCATGCTCCTCAGCTTAGCAAAAAGACCAAACGGGTCACTAAGTGCCATTTCTGTTACAGCCGTCAGGATCAAGGGCAGCAACCTGCTTGTGTGGAAGCTTGTCCGAAGAAAGCCCTGACTTATGGTAAACTGTCCGAGTTGAAAAAAGCCCCAGGCGGGGTTGCAACCCTCAAAGGCCTCCCGTCGCCCACGATCACCAACCCATCATGGGTCATCATACCGAAAGAGTAGGAGGTTACAAATATGGAACTGCATTGGCATTGGCTTGTCGTCATATATTTATTCTTAGGCGGCTTAGGAGCCGGAGCCTACATCACTTCCTTCCTGGCGGAAAAAGGTTTCTTGGGTAAGGCGCCGAGTCTGACCCGGGCAGGGTATTTCATTGCGACTCCTGCTGTAGCCATCGGTACGCTCATGCTGGTTTTTGACCTCGGGCAAGGGTTCTGGAAACCATGGCTCATGATCGGCCTTTTGAGCAACTTTACCTCGGTGATGTCTTGGGGAGTCTATATCTTGTCGGCTTTTATCCTAGCGGGGTTTCTCAAGTGCTATTTTGCGTTCAAAAATAAAAAGGCTCCCGAGCTGTTAACCTGGGCCGGGGCTTTCCTGGCGCTTTGTACAGCTGCCTATACCGGATTCCTTATATCGGTCATCAAGGCTATTCCTTTTTGGAATTCCAACATAATCCCCGTCCTTTTTGTTGTATCAGCTCTATCAACCGGTCTGTCAGCCACTTCGCTGCTGGCGCCATTGCTGGAAAAGGGGACTTATCATGAGGGGCGGGCCAATCAGCTCCATTTGCTTCTGGTCGTGGTGGAGATCATCGTCGCGGCGTCCTTCATTATGGTGATGCTAAACGGGTCTAATGGTCCTATTGGAACCGAATCCGCCAAACTCCTGATTTCAGGGAAGTATCAGATAGTTTTCTGGGGCTTGTTCATTGTACTGGGACTCGTGCTGCCGGCTTTCATTTATCTACAGCAAATTTTGAGTCAAATAAAAAAAACTGGGGATATCCCGCAGAATATAACTGCAAATGATGTGGGGAGCGCCGTCTTGGCAGAAGCTGCAGCCAGCAGCAAAATCTACGGAGCACATTCCCCGCTAATGATTATTGGCGATACGGGTGTGATTATTGGCGGTTTTGCCCTCAGGATGCTGATCGTCTTTGCAGCTCTGCCGGTATGGGATGGATTCAGCATATACTAGCATATATTCATTGAAGGGTATTAATCAATTGGCAGCTGGCTTATTGGCAAGTGCATTAGACTTTGATCTGAACCCAACAAAACGGATCTTGAGTCAAAAAAGCCTCCTGTTGTAGGATAACTACGATAGG
Coding sequences within:
- a CDS encoding FAD:protein FMN transferase, coding for MGTLISQKVYGAQGQAAIDSAMKRMNELEKLLTFKAEQGDVYKLNQNAGKEKIALSSDTIKILRKSQQVAELSSGAFDITVGPLVKSWAIGTPQEHIPSYEELKKILPLINFRDLYVDDSAASLKRPGQMVDLGGIAKGFAGDEVIRIYKKFGIRSAFVNIGGNVITLGNKPDGTPWRVGIRNPRPDAGQTQQSEQILATVEVVNKAVVTAGDEQRYFIKDGIRYHHILDPVTGYPARSDLMSVTLIMDSSFDADALDTAVFILGLEKGRELIRQFGGIEAVFITADKKIYITDGIKGSFKLYNEGNEYKLAN
- a CDS encoding 4Fe-4S dicluster domain-containing protein — protein: MFKKFDSRISRRDALKLGVLVTAALGMGLPLSLLTKSAVAQDLGTEQLAFLFDQKKCIGCKLCESACRSANQEARDEQVKWRRVLDNGGDEGEGHFLSISCNHCADPACLTVCPVTAYTKRQDGIVVHNAEKCVGCGYCMYACPYHAPQLSKKTKRVTKCHFCYSRQDQGQQPACVEACPKKALTYGKLSELKKAPGGVATLKGLPSPTITNPSWVIIPKE
- the nrfD gene encoding NrfD/PsrC family molybdoenzyme membrane anchor subunit; its protein translation is MELHWHWLVVIYLFLGGLGAGAYITSFLAEKGFLGKAPSLTRAGYFIATPAVAIGTLMLVFDLGQGFWKPWLMIGLLSNFTSVMSWGVYILSAFILAGFLKCYFAFKNKKAPELLTWAGAFLALCTAAYTGFLISVIKAIPFWNSNIIPVLFVVSALSTGLSATSLLAPLLEKGTYHEGRANQLHLLLVVVEIIVAASFIMVMLNGSNGPIGTESAKLLISGKYQIVFWGLFIVLGLVLPAFIYLQQILSQIKKTGDIPQNITANDVGSAVLAEAAASSKIYGAHSPLMIIGDTGVIIGGFALRMLIVFAALPVWDGFSIY